From Acidipropionibacterium acidipropionici, one genomic window encodes:
- a CDS encoding ArdC-like ssDNA-binding domain-containing protein: MATNEERRAARDAKLDELHERLTGAVEQLVSGEDWARALAFAAQFRSRSFNNTLLIWFQHAANYEAGRVPSPVPSYVAGYRQWQTLGRQVAKGQPGYMIYAPVTGRYASSTPSDPESWRRLGRGEKPRPGEVVRSKMVGAKPAYVWDASQTTGDPIPESPTPKLLEGEAPVGLWDGLAGQVDAAGFELCLVEHEGVIHGANGLTDYTAKTVSVRENMEPAARVKTLVHELGHALMHGPDQDEARQHRGIGEVEAESVALMVGAAHGMDTTGYTIPYVSTWAARVDGNEPAEVVKATGERVRKTALAILDQLNTNQITDGVPPGLNRGTPARQSSTRAQTPASLPEPALSPAAPVAVGREL; encoded by the coding sequence ATGGCGACGAACGAGGAGAGACGGGCAGCGCGGGACGCGAAGCTCGATGAACTGCACGAGCGCCTCACCGGCGCGGTCGAGCAGCTGGTCTCGGGTGAGGACTGGGCGCGAGCGCTGGCGTTCGCTGCGCAGTTCCGGTCGCGATCGTTCAACAACACCCTGCTGATCTGGTTCCAGCATGCGGCGAACTACGAGGCCGGTCGTGTCCCGTCCCCTGTTCCGTCCTACGTCGCTGGCTACCGGCAGTGGCAGACCCTCGGCCGACAGGTGGCGAAGGGTCAGCCGGGCTACATGATCTATGCCCCGGTCACGGGTCGTTACGCGTCTTCGACGCCCTCGGATCCGGAGTCGTGGCGGCGTCTGGGCCGAGGTGAGAAGCCCCGACCTGGCGAGGTCGTGCGGTCGAAGATGGTCGGGGCCAAGCCTGCCTACGTCTGGGATGCGTCGCAAACCACCGGGGATCCGATCCCAGAATCCCCGACCCCGAAGCTGCTCGAAGGGGAAGCGCCTGTCGGGCTCTGGGACGGCCTCGCCGGGCAGGTTGATGCGGCAGGGTTCGAGCTGTGCCTGGTCGAGCACGAGGGGGTGATCCACGGCGCGAACGGGCTCACCGATTACACGGCGAAGACGGTATCGGTGCGGGAGAACATGGAGCCCGCCGCGCGTGTGAAAACCCTCGTACACGAGCTTGGGCATGCGCTGATGCACGGCCCGGACCAGGACGAGGCGCGGCAGCACCGCGGAATCGGAGAGGTCGAGGCCGAGTCGGTTGCATTGATGGTCGGCGCCGCGCACGGGATGGACACCACCGGTTACACGATCCCGTATGTGTCCACGTGGGCAGCGCGTGTGGATGGCAACGAGCCGGCCGAGGTCGTCAAGGCCACCGGGGAGCGGGTCCGCAAGACCGCGCTGGCGATCCTTGACCAGCTCAACACCAATCAGATCACCGACGGCGTCCCGCCGGGACTCAACCGCGGGACACCGGCCCGTCAGTCCTCGACCCGTGCGCAGACGCCGGCTTCGCTGCCGGAGCCGGCTCTGTCTCCTGCTGCGCCGGTCGCTGTGGGAAGGGAGCTGTGA
- a CDS encoding bifunctional DNA primase/polymerase, which yields MTAHDALASVMARVAEQWSAAVAARELAGAGVPVFPVIPGGKRPLTEHGFHDATTDVARVESWWRVSPAANIGVPTGAASGMVVVDVDVHGPVDGHDAMGRARQAGLVDGWLLLVATPSGGTHAYYPATPGVQQRSWQAAQAGIDFRGDGGYIVVPPSVVDLGGATAPYRVRQVNPGPASAIDAEGLRNFLAPRPLPPRPREGARVQGLEDIERLAAWVAARQEGERNRGLFWAACRLAESNVPASDALDVLTAAAGHAGLSGREVSTTVRSAYRTIGVFPSPQRGSQPATGGTAQRGSVRSEPLVFRGLA from the coding sequence ATGACCGCGCATGATGCCTTGGCGTCGGTGATGGCGCGGGTCGCCGAGCAGTGGTCTGCAGCAGTGGCCGCACGTGAGCTGGCTGGGGCCGGTGTGCCGGTGTTCCCTGTCATTCCGGGTGGCAAGCGTCCGCTGACCGAGCACGGCTTCCACGACGCGACGACCGATGTCGCTCGGGTGGAGTCGTGGTGGCGGGTCAGTCCTGCTGCAAATATCGGCGTGCCCACTGGCGCGGCGTCTGGAATGGTGGTCGTCGATGTCGATGTCCACGGCCCCGTCGATGGGCACGATGCGATGGGCCGGGCGCGGCAGGCAGGCCTGGTTGACGGGTGGCTGCTGCTGGTCGCGACGCCCTCCGGTGGCACACACGCGTACTACCCCGCTACTCCGGGGGTGCAGCAGCGTTCGTGGCAGGCGGCGCAAGCGGGGATCGATTTCCGCGGCGATGGCGGCTACATCGTGGTCCCACCGTCAGTGGTCGACCTCGGAGGCGCGACGGCGCCCTACCGGGTAAGGCAGGTCAATCCCGGACCGGCCTCGGCGATCGACGCCGAGGGCTTGCGGAACTTCCTCGCCCCTCGGCCTCTGCCCCCACGGCCGCGGGAGGGTGCGCGTGTTCAGGGCCTGGAGGATATAGAGCGGCTGGCGGCGTGGGTGGCTGCTCGGCAGGAGGGCGAACGCAACCGCGGCCTGTTCTGGGCCGCATGCCGACTGGCCGAGAGCAATGTTCCTGCCTCGGACGCGCTCGATGTGCTCACCGCCGCCGCGGGCCATGCAGGGCTGAGCGGACGGGAAGTGAGCACGACCGTCCGCTCCGCCTACCGCACGATCGGAGTCTTCCCATCCCCTCAGCGCGGCTCGCAGCCTGCAACGGGTGGCACGGCTCAGAGGGGGTCGGTGCGCAGCGAGCCGCTGGTGTTTAGGGGGTTGGCGTGA
- a CDS encoding DUF2637 domain-containing protein — translation MSTRRWAVVTAVAGTVFIAGGAFWLSFTALADLASRSGIAAGQAWAWPLIVDGIIVVATVAVVALSGQRVAWYPWALLTGGAAVSVTANALHAVVAADADVPGLLAACVAAVPPVVLLAITHLTVVLTRTGGAGHFPPDNEVALPDAREPLPASQTTAVHLPRSNTEVPGTAPSTADQVADGPDIASQQDSESRRVQAQRWRAEGWSNKAIARQLGVHPSTVGRWFATKHLSDNPTGLVDTDDGDHREKEMTS, via the coding sequence GTGAGCACCCGGCGGTGGGCGGTGGTCACGGCGGTCGCGGGGACGGTGTTCATCGCGGGCGGCGCGTTCTGGTTGTCATTCACCGCGCTTGCAGACCTCGCCTCCCGCTCCGGCATCGCTGCGGGACAGGCCTGGGCATGGCCGCTGATCGTGGACGGGATCATCGTCGTGGCCACGGTCGCCGTCGTCGCCCTCAGCGGACAACGCGTCGCATGGTATCCCTGGGCACTGTTGACCGGTGGTGCGGCGGTGTCGGTGACGGCGAACGCGCTACACGCTGTCGTTGCCGCCGACGCTGATGTGCCCGGCCTGCTTGCCGCGTGCGTCGCCGCGGTCCCTCCCGTCGTGCTGCTGGCGATCACTCACCTCACCGTCGTCCTGACCCGCACCGGCGGCGCCGGGCACTTCCCACCGGACAACGAAGTCGCTCTTCCGGACGCCCGAGAACCGCTGCCTGCCTCACAGACCACGGCAGTCCACCTGCCCCGGAGCAACACGGAGGTGCCTGGGACTGCACCGTCAACCGCAGATCAGGTCGCTGATGGCCCGGACATTGCCTCGCAGCAGGATTCGGAATCGCGACGAGTCCAGGCGCAGCGGTGGCGGGCGGAGGGGTGGTCGAACAAGGCGATCGCGCGTCAGCTTGGCGTGCACCCGTCCACGGTCGGGCGATGGTTCGCCACGAAGCACCTATCCGACAACCCCACCGGCCTCGTCGATACCGACGACGGTGACCACCGCGAGAAGGAGATGACCTCATGA
- a CDS encoding ParB N-terminal domain-containing protein codes for MTAHHPPSGYIELERTVESILVGQRHRTDYGDLDELAASIEREGLLQPITITPDGVLVCGARRLAAIRKLGWKSVNVWVRSGISDRLGQLLAEQDDNVLHKPLTPLEAAALYRELKTLMAEDAARRQATTRFSSDRQPVPDGVGKFPTPSKRPVRADEQAAAMIPGGASYKTHEKISYLQQIADNTDQPADLRERAKAELAGIEDGAPVDPAYRRIRADIDQHSAEHSTRDAQLHQLAADALARIQAEKQSKKRRGPRPVRPADDGEVVRYPVRAFVHTWTELADWWTHYDIDELARELDDEQFETFLATVEGTRRFAAELRAARTGLNADDAALTGRARLRAL; via the coding sequence GTGACCGCGCACCACCCGCCATCGGGGTACATCGAGCTGGAACGCACCGTCGAGTCCATCCTCGTCGGGCAGCGGCACCGCACCGACTACGGCGACCTCGACGAACTCGCCGCTTCAATCGAGCGTGAGGGACTGCTCCAGCCGATCACGATCACTCCCGACGGAGTCCTGGTCTGCGGTGCTCGCCGGCTGGCCGCGATCCGGAAGCTGGGCTGGAAGAGCGTGAACGTGTGGGTGCGCTCGGGGATCTCCGACCGCCTCGGGCAGCTCCTGGCCGAGCAGGACGACAACGTGCTGCACAAGCCACTGACCCCGCTAGAAGCCGCCGCCCTCTACCGCGAACTGAAGACGCTCATGGCCGAAGACGCCGCCCGCCGCCAGGCCACCACACGGTTCAGCAGCGACCGGCAACCGGTCCCCGACGGTGTGGGAAAATTTCCCACACCGTCCAAACGGCCCGTCCGCGCCGACGAGCAGGCAGCCGCGATGATCCCTGGCGGCGCCTCTTACAAGACCCACGAGAAGATCAGCTACCTCCAGCAGATCGCCGACAACACTGACCAGCCCGCCGACCTGCGTGAACGGGCGAAAGCAGAACTGGCAGGCATCGAGGACGGCGCCCCCGTCGATCCCGCCTACCGCCGCATCCGCGCCGACATCGACCAACACAGCGCAGAGCACTCAACAAGGGATGCGCAGCTGCATCAGCTTGCTGCCGACGCCCTCGCACGCATCCAGGCCGAGAAGCAGTCCAAGAAACGCCGAGGGCCACGACCGGTCCGGCCCGCCGACGATGGAGAAGTCGTGAGGTATCCGGTGCGGGCGTTCGTACACACCTGGACCGAACTGGCTGACTGGTGGACCCACTACGACATCGATGAGCTTGCCCGCGAACTCGACGACGAGCAGTTCGAGACGTTCCTTGCCACCGTGGAGGGCACGCGACGGTTCGCTGCTGAACTCCGCGCCGCCCGCACCGGGCTCAACGCCGATGATGCTGCGCTGACCGGACGGGCGCGGCTGCGTGCCCTCTGA
- a CDS encoding M23 family metallopeptidase codes for MLKKITIVALALLMLAPSALLVGIGTLMNPAVSAAGGCVAPGSYLTVGNVPQSLEVTTADGTTFTLNHRQLTHAATIIDTGSQIDGVTRDGVEIALMAALTESTLRMLSNTSAYPESDTYPNDGDGSDHDSLGLFQMRPQSGWGTVAELMDPGYQARAFFGGPTGPNGGSPRGLLDIPGWEQMDKGEAAQAVEVSAYPDRYRNYEPVAATLLTTLTSGSSDSANSKAVAGKVPESSRVVFPLPADTWVLTSPFGWRSHPISGERKLHAGTDFAAPDGTAILAAADGVVTVSNYSQSGGGIIVIEHTIRGEKVATAYIHMWHDGIHVAVGDTVTAGQHIGDVGSSGQSTGPHLHFEVRPGGTNAEAIDPAAWLNDHDAADLPASDTPNTPGTGGCKAGTSPGDGPDEVSGDPDRMVEDPTSAGQITARMLHLYQQASATFPDTSWACYSPRPGTRSEHPLGRACDITFGNPIGGRPTPEQLEAGWAVTNWMKDHAETLGVEYLIWQGQIWSLARADEGWRPYNGGGMHDPSDVTGGHYDHLHVTVQEG; via the coding sequence GTGTTGAAAAAGATCACCATCGTCGCGCTCGCCCTACTCATGCTTGCGCCGTCCGCGCTCCTCGTCGGAATCGGGACGCTGATGAACCCCGCCGTCTCAGCAGCCGGCGGATGCGTGGCGCCCGGGTCGTATCTGACCGTCGGAAACGTGCCGCAGTCCCTGGAGGTGACCACCGCAGACGGCACCACGTTCACGCTCAACCACCGACAGCTCACCCACGCCGCGACGATCATCGACACCGGTTCGCAGATCGACGGAGTCACCCGTGACGGGGTCGAGATCGCGCTCATGGCCGCACTGACCGAGTCAACGCTGCGGATGCTGTCGAACACCAGCGCCTACCCCGAGTCCGACACCTACCCCAACGACGGGGACGGCTCCGACCATGACTCCCTCGGTCTGTTCCAGATGCGCCCCCAGTCCGGCTGGGGAACCGTCGCCGAACTCATGGACCCGGGCTATCAGGCCCGGGCCTTCTTCGGCGGTCCGACCGGCCCCAACGGAGGGTCCCCGCGGGGCCTGCTCGACATCCCCGGTTGGGAGCAGATGGACAAAGGCGAAGCCGCCCAAGCCGTCGAAGTCTCCGCCTACCCCGACCGATACCGCAACTACGAGCCGGTCGCCGCCACCCTCCTGACCACCCTCACCAGCGGAAGCAGCGACAGTGCGAACAGCAAGGCGGTGGCGGGTAAGGTTCCAGAATCCTCGCGGGTGGTGTTCCCCCTGCCCGCGGACACGTGGGTGCTGACCAGCCCGTTCGGATGGCGAAGCCACCCCATCAGCGGCGAACGGAAGCTGCACGCCGGTACCGACTTCGCCGCCCCGGACGGCACCGCGATCCTCGCCGCCGCCGACGGAGTCGTCACCGTCTCGAACTACAGCCAGTCCGGCGGCGGCATCATCGTCATCGAGCACACCATCCGCGGTGAGAAGGTCGCGACCGCCTACATTCACATGTGGCACGACGGCATCCACGTCGCCGTCGGCGACACCGTGACCGCCGGCCAGCACATCGGCGACGTCGGCTCCAGCGGGCAGAGCACCGGCCCGCACCTGCACTTCGAGGTCCGTCCCGGCGGCACGAACGCCGAAGCCATCGACCCCGCGGCGTGGCTCAACGACCACGACGCCGCCGACCTGCCCGCCAGTGACACCCCGAACACGCCAGGCACCGGTGGCTGCAAAGCCGGCACAAGTCCGGGCGACGGGCCCGACGAGGTCAGCGGGGACCCGGATCGGATGGTCGAGGATCCGACCAGTGCCGGGCAGATCACCGCCCGCATGCTCCACCTCTACCAACAAGCCTCCGCCACGTTCCCGGACACCTCCTGGGCCTGCTACTCACCCCGCCCCGGCACCCGCAGCGAGCACCCGCTCGGGCGAGCTTGTGACATCACCTTCGGCAACCCGATCGGCGGGCGGCCCACACCCGAGCAGCTAGAAGCCGGCTGGGCGGTGACGAACTGGATGAAGGACCACGCCGAAACCTTGGGCGTCGAATACCTCATCTGGCAGGGACAGATCTGGTCCCTGGCCCGCGCCGATGAAGGCTGGCGGCCCTACAACGGCGGCGGCATGCACGACCCCTCCGATGTCACCGGAGGCCACTACGACCACCTCCACGTCACCGTGCAGGAAGGCTGA
- a CDS encoding DUF6112 family protein — protein sequence MDVFPNFDGLGGIGDLREVVGALLTIVLIVAVHMLIVSAIIWAIASANGNLAAASKARAGVLVALGAAVLAGGGVAWMNWLMHLGEQL from the coding sequence ATGGACGTGTTCCCTAACTTCGACGGACTCGGCGGCATCGGAGACCTCCGCGAGGTCGTCGGCGCACTGCTGACGATCGTGCTGATCGTGGCGGTGCACATGCTGATCGTCTCCGCGATCATCTGGGCGATCGCCTCCGCGAACGGGAACCTTGCCGCTGCCTCCAAGGCCCGTGCCGGTGTGCTTGTCGCGCTTGGTGCGGCGGTCCTCGCCGGTGGCGGTGTGGCTTGGATGAACTGGCTCATGCACCTCGGCGAGCAGCTCTAG
- a CDS encoding NUDIX domain-containing protein, which translates to MERVQAASAVITDSHGRVLLALRGTEPEKGRWSVPGGSVEPGETLAEAAAREAFEETGLLVEIGRELWMVEIPTGDGRVFEVHDFDATPTGGTLHAGDDAVDVRWFTPEQLDQVLLTHDLASYLAHAGIIPIPHRQSSDDY; encoded by the coding sequence ATGGAACGGGTACAGGCAGCCAGTGCAGTCATCACCGACTCGCACGGGCGAGTGCTGCTGGCCTTGCGCGGGACTGAGCCGGAGAAAGGGCGCTGGTCGGTGCCCGGCGGGTCGGTCGAGCCCGGCGAGACGCTCGCCGAGGCGGCAGCGCGGGAGGCGTTCGAGGAGACAGGTCTCCTCGTCGAGATCGGCCGGGAGCTCTGGATGGTGGAGATCCCGACCGGGGACGGTCGGGTGTTCGAGGTGCACGACTTCGACGCCACCCCGACCGGCGGTACGCTCCATGCGGGCGACGACGCTGTCGATGTGCGCTGGTTCACCCCGGAGCAACTGGATCAGGTGCTATTGACCCACGATCTGGCCAGCTATCTCGCCCACGCCGGCATCATCCCTATTCCACACCGGCAGAGCAGCGATGACTACTAG